The DNA region TTGGGAAACATAATAAGATTGTAAGGGAATGCTTCTTTTTCGGATTTAATTTCTTTGTATAATGGACATTGAAGTCGTGTGAAACaatcaattaataaattttaaggaaGTAGTTGATTTTAGTAATAGTggtatcatttttttcttcagtgTCTTGTAATTCTGCCTTTTGTGGACGGTGATCACTTGGCTAGTTTTGAATTGACATTGTTAGTTAAACAGGACTACCAAAACTGCGTAAAGACTGGGTTGACAGGCGGGAGAAATTAGGTACACCTAGATACACGCAGATGTACTATGCCAAGCAGGGAATTATAACCGAGGAAATGTTGTACTGTGCCACTCGTGAGCAGCTTGACCCAGAATTTGTGAGATCAGAGGTTGCTCGGGGTCGGGCAATCATCCCTTCCAATAAGAAGCACGAGGAGCTAGAGCCTATGATAGTTGGAAGAAACTTTCTGGTCAAAGTGAATGCAAACATTGGAAACTCTGCTGTTGCTAGCTCCATCGAGGAAGAAGTTTACAAGGTCCAATGGGCAACTATGTGGGGTGCAGACACTGTCATGGATCTCTCTACAGGTCGCCACATCCATGAGACACGTGAGTGGATCCTACGTAACTCTGCTGTACCAGTAGGGACTGTACCCATCTATCAAGCACTTGAAAAAGCGGATGGAATCGCGGAAAATCTTACCTGGGAAATTTTCAGAGACACCCTGATTGAACAAGCTGAGCAGGGTGTAGATTACTTCACTATCCATGCTGGGGTTCTACTACGATACATCCCACTAACAGCAAAGCGAATGACAGGAATTGTTTCACGCGGGGGATCCATTCATGCAAAATGGTGCTTGGCTTACCATAAGGAGAATTTTGCATATGAACACTGGGATGACATACTTGACATCTGTAATCAATACGATGTGGCCCTGTCAATAGGAGATGGGCTGAGACCTGGGTCCATTTATGATGCCAATGACACTGCTCAGTTTGCAGAGCTCTTAACTCAGGGAGAGCTGACCCGAAGAGCATGGGAAAAGGATGTCCAGGTAATAACATTACAAAAATGTTTGGTGGCCTAATGGCTTACAAACATTTAACAACATGAAGAAACTTGGCTTTGTCTTTATTGCCCTTGCAAGGCTTAGGTATCTCTAATCTTATTTCTATGGAAGTCTTATCCTTCTTGAGTAGAAATTGGCGCTGTAAATCTCAGAATATTTCAACATTTTTGGATTTTAACTGATTTGTACTGCAGAAAAGTAAATTTCGTTaaccttaatttttaaaaaatgaatttgaaagTTGTCATTCTGTTGCTTCATAGTTTAACAGTGGCTCATCTTTGCGCCAAAAGAGAGCCACTGTGTGTATATTAATCTTTTTGAGAATACTTTTCTCAGTGAAAGTATAAGAGTGTACTGATCTCCTTGGCTACTTCATGAGCGCTACAAAATTTAGTGAGCATAAACTACTAATCCATTGAACATACCTGTTAATTACTGGATAGTGCAGCAGCTGTAATTAGACTTTTACTCGGTTGAGTTGACCATGGAGGCATTAATTTATGGGTTACTAGATTTTTATGCGAGTAAAATGCTTTTTCCTGTCAAACCAAACATAACAATTAcatagtgaaaataaatttaaaaagaagtGTAGGCTTACCTGATGTATTCAGCATTGCACTTATCTATAAAACTGCTTCACTGTTTCTCGGTCAAATTTTACTTTGAGCAAATGATTGCTTATCATTATGACTCACAATATGACACTATGCACTTTCAGGTCATGAATGAAGGGCCTGGACATATTCCAATGCACAAGATTCCCGAAAACATGCAAAAACAGCTAGAATGGTGTAATGAAGCACCTTTCTACACTCTTGGTCCTTTAACAACTGATATCGCTCCTGGATATGATCATATCACCTCTGCAATTGGTGCCGCTAATATTGGGGCTCTGGGCACTGCTCTTCTGTGTTATGTAACTCCAAAAGAACACCTTGGATTGCCGAATCGGGATGATGTGAAGGCTGGAGTTATAGCATATAAGATAGCTGCTCATGCAGCTGATTTAGCCAAAGGTCACCCACACGCTCAAGCCTGGGATGACGCATTAAGCAAGGCGAGATTTGAGTTCCGGTGGATGGACCAGTTTGCTTTGTCGTTGGATCCTATGACTGCCATGTCCTTCCATGATGAAACCTTGCCTGCAGAAGGTGCCAAGGTGGCCCATTTTTGTTCCATGTGTGGACCTAAATTCTGCTCTATGAAGATAACAGAGGATGTGAGGAAGTATGCTGAGGAGCACGGCTATGGGAGTGCTGAGGAAGCTGTGCAGCGTGGGATGGATGCTATGAGTGCTGAGTTTCAGGCTGCTAAGAAAACTGTCAGTGGAGAACAACATGGTGAAATAGGTGGAGAAATTTACCTGCCAGCAAGTCACTTAAGTTCCTCTGAGCATTGAAGGTCAgtatacttttgttttttgtttttccttatttcttATGAAAATGGCTTCCCTGAGCTTTGTTTTGTCTAATTAGAATCTTAAGTAATTGCATTCGTGAATTGGGGGTGCCAATTTTTGCAGGATCATATGCCTCCGGGGAATGGGTTTGGAATAATGGAGACTTGGTGCCAGATTAGCTTTTATCAAGAACGCTGTTGGAAAGTTTGGAGTTTAGTTTGTGAAAGCTTTAAAGACATATCTATCTTTtatctctctgtttcgtgtggCTCAGCAATAGAATgctttatttttcatgttttaattttggtcatgatttctttcttttgctgCTGAATTGACATAAGAGATGCACCAGGGGTGCCTGTATCTGCTTCAGCTCAAGCTAATAATTTGGCTGGGATGTTGGCAGATCAGGCTGAGACAGTCCCTTTGAACCTGAACAGGATAATGCCTGCGTAGGGAGCgtgcattttcttttcctgtttGTTTCTGTGCTTGCACAGGGAGGGGGAGGAACGCTTCTTGTATCCATGGTTCGGGCTAGCTGATCCATGTGAAGGCAGATTCAATGTCATGGCCAGACTCAGCAGTCCTCTGGCTGGGAAGTGCCTGGAACTGgcttctatatatttttttttattccctgTGATTATGATATTAgcgaacaaaaaagaaaaataatggccatatatatatacatgaactTTGTTCAATCTCTATAAGTTAGATACTACCATGTaaaccttatatttttttatggggaatttttaattaaaatattcatactTTTTGAATGTGAAACGTTAATCGGTTGTATAAGCACGACTGGACATAGCAGCATGGTGAGCTCTTGCAGCCCATGCCACTTCGTAGTCAAATTTGTCCATAATTTAGTCCTTGAAGAGGATTCCTTGACGGTAATTCTGAGTCTTCAACATAGCACCATTACTTCGGAGTGGAGAAATGCCTCCATTATTTCTGATAGTTTTAGTTTCTTCAGCTTCTTTAAAAGCTGGACATCAACCAAGATAGCCTGTAGATCCTACAACAATATTAGAATTTTAGCTCTTTTAGGGGTATTGACAGCTCGGGCCACTCTGGCAGGCTGCGAAGGAAAGGCTCAAAGTCATTCCCGAAGAAACAGTGAAGTACTAAAGCTTTGTAGGGTTTTTCTGTCCAGAGGAagtcttcatcatcatcttcacaAATGTCTATTTCACCGAGTCTCCCTCATACAACTAATTCTACTTGGCAGTTTTCTCACCAATATATTGGGTTAATACTATTGCAGCACATATCTTTTgtaccaaaatcaaatagtcacttgagttttcaaaaatatcgtAAATAGTATCTGTCGGTTTATTGGCTTACCACAGGTATCACGTCATCCTTATACGCCACGTGGTACCTGAGTTTTTGGGTGCcatgtcatattttttaaaatttttaaaaatcccaaaaaaaaaaaaaaaaaaaagatgctgtgttggggtggccgaaccatcccgtagggggtggctggccactccgtttggcctggggtggccgaaccacccccttggccctAGGGGATGGTTTGGCTACCTCTTAGGGCCAAACAAGCTTAGGAGAGACTAGATTTCTAGTCGGATCTGTCTTTAAAGTAAGAAATTTCAtgtttctttaaaagaaaagtaGAGAACTACGGGACCCAAAAAAGAGATGTGTATCGTTCACATGGTCAAGGAAATTAAATAGAGAAACAGCATGATCTTCGACAAAGCAGATTTCCTACCCTTAAGGATCTTCTTTCCTTCTTGTAGCCTGGGAGGAGACTTGAATAATTGGGTAAAATACATGCCGGAGATGATGCGAAGGAGAACCATCAGTATGGGACCCGAGCGGTAATTCATTAATCAATCCCACTTGTTGGTTCTGGGAATTGATTAATTTTAGTGCAAACCATATGTAcaaatagtatttaaccctataattttattattaaaagtggCAAAGCCCTTTCAAGTCCCAACAGTAACTTTTATTTGACAAGTGTTCaattacaattctacccttaattatttgattagtCTAGAACTGTAAACGAACAAAGCTACTCGTGAGCTCGCTCAGGATCGGCACGATAAAgctaatatatttttattagctttttactaatatattattattattaaatttaatttaatttgtctcATTGGAAAGATGAGtcatttaagttaaattttttttttttttttttaaagtttacaTTAGCCGAGCCGGCTCAGCTCACCTACTACTTAATAGGGTTGCAAACGAGCCGGACGAACCATGGCTATCCAATCTCAActcatttataaattttactaGCTCTACCTCAAGCTCACTGTCCATTCAATTGGtgatgaataaataattttatttcggtttgttttgtgttttcatcCAAAATCTACACCAGCTTCTTCACACACTGACCCACGTTATCCCCTTCTGCCTccaaaggaaaaaatttctctcCCCAGAACCTTGCAGAGCTCTGCTCTCTCTCCCCCACCCCCACGCCTTCGGATTCCGGCGACGCCACGCCCACCAGATCGGAGACGCCACCCTAGGACGACGACCAATAGTGCCGCCGCCCACCATCTGGTGCTTCTCTCCTCAAACactcctctctctcctccctctctATCACCCTTCGTCCTATAGAACCCACACCTTACGCCTCCACCACCTCCGGAACTGAAATCGCCGGCTACGCCCACCCGCCACGACACCAGCTCGGACAGCCACCGGCGACGCCCACCCCAcgctttgttttgtttgatttcgaaAATGGGTAAGAAGTTTAGGGCTTTGAAGTTACGAGTTTGAAACGGAATTTCTGGGTATGTGATAGATTACCGATTGTGGGCATGCAATTTCTAGGTGTCTTTTTTGTCGATTTGCGTTGGTTGATACTCAATTTTATGAAGATTTTGGGAATTTGGGGCATTTGGTTTCTTGAACGTTATAGACCTTTCCTTtcctctcctcttttttttttttttttcttcttcttcttattattctctatttctcttctTATGCTCTGTTATggcaaaatcaaaataaaatagagactGCTATACATCTTATTTTGATTATATACAATTTTCTCCTTGTCATCTATTTCTCTTCTTCTGCTCTGTTTTGTCATCTATACGATAGATATATGTATTTGGTATGTTGCTTATATATTTGTAAGATTCTCATAGTTGCAATGTTTCACATTTTGGAGTGCATATATTTGTATGTCGTTTATATGTTTGTAAGATTCTCACAGTTGTAATACCAACTCTAATTGTTGGTATGTTGTTTATATATCTGTAAGATTCTTACAGTTGCAATGTTTCTATGTTGCTTTTGACAGAATGTGGTGTATCTATGTTACTATGTTTGTAATTTGTGTATTTTTAGCTGGTCAAAATAGTGAGATAGTTGGGTTTGTCGCTTGCTGCAATTCACCAAATGAATTAGGGCTCgtatttttatgttaaaagcTGAGATTGCTCATggcaaaaaaaattgtcaacgaCTTTTGGATCTATAGTCTTTGAATTACTAGATTGCATATAGTTTTCAATGTTTTACCATCATGatgttcaataaaaattaaaagaacatAGCGATCAATTTACCTATTCAAAGAGATGCCAACAGAATATTTGTACGCAAATTGTCATCACACAAGTCCATCTTCCtctatattaaaaaacaaattcagtGTATTATAGTAATAAACCATGGGGACAAGCAGTCTGAAAGGGGAAAGCAATCCAGTAACAAATTGGCAAACCAATCGAAGCTCCGCATTTATCAATttgtagaaagaaaaataagacaTGACCACAATTTTTCATTTACGGTAATGCAGCTAGGTggctgaaaaaaataaaaaataaaaaataaaaaaaatccaaaccatAGTTCAGATTCCACATAACTGTTGCAAATATACTTAGTATTTTTCATACTGAAAAAATAACCCACTCCCATAAGACCTACAATGTGCTAAGACCTtgtaaaaatcaaacaaaacaaccgtgaaaattgtaaaaaatagattatctaaagaaatatattatttcttcCGATACAAAGAGATTAAAAAGCACTCAAGAATCGGAAGAGAGGGAAAATGCGAACCGTGTAGTGGGTGAGAGGAAAACCAGTGTGGAGAAAGAAAGCTCGAGACAAGGTAAggattttttctctttaattgttCTGATTTGAGATGTAAATTTAGGGTTTATATTGGGATTTACATTGTAGTTTAAATTGAGTTTAGTTATAAAGGTTTGGAGGTTATGCTTGCTGTTGGACGATTATTATTGATATCGACTGGgtgtttaagaaaatattacattttttcTCCATAGTTCATGTTTTTCTtgcttaatatttcaatttttggccTCTGTTTCTGAGTAATTTATTGTCTTGTTGATTTTGGTCTTTGGGTTTTTGATTCCCTTGATtagttttttaaagtttatggtGGAATATTTTTGCAATTCCATATTTTGTGAAGTTGTTAATTACAACTCTTTCCCCACAATTATCCCTTGTTCAGCTCAAGCTTAGTGAGAAAGAGATTAGCCGATAGAGGAGAAGAACAATGAGATATGATTCAGCTAGAATGGTTCGTTTTGAGTTATATAATGTTAAGTATAAAACATATgtgaaacattttttattctcCAGAGTTCcaagtttcttctttttgtatttcaattttattttgggtttgatttgttAGGTATGCAGATAAGGTTCTGAACATCATAAATCGTTGgttctgtttttatttatttatttctattttctttggcacgatgtgttttgattttggtatgTAAGATTGGATCTTTTAGCAATTTGGTTTTAATTGGTGTGATTTGttgtaaatttatttgaaagaaatgtTTTTGTTGATCCGGGTCTCGTGAGGACATCATTTTCAGACCTGTTCTGTTCATGTAATTATGTTTTTCTGATGCATGTCATGAGGGATGGAGGTTTGCAATCTAAATGAATTGGTGTatgcttcttttgtttttattggcaATTCCTCTATTCACATTTGTTTAGTTGGGAATTTTGAGTTTCTCATCTAGGTCCTCGTTTCTATTGTTGATAATTGATTTCTATGTCAACACAAGACTTGTTAACCTCCTCTCCTTTCCCCTGGTCATGATTTATATGAAAAAGAATGAGAATAATGTttggtatagaaaaatgaaaaagtgatattgaaaagtggaaaagttttgttttatagtgatttttttatttgaataataNNNNNNNNNNNNNNNNNNNNNNNNNNNNNNNNNNNNNNNNNNNNNNNNNNNNNNNNNNNNNNNNNNNNNNNNNNNNNNNNNNNNNNNNNNNNNNNNNNNNaaaaaattaatatatgtgccacgtgtcgacgtctgattggtccacgtgtcagtccgtacagtcaactaacggtcaactaacggatggactaatttggtcacttatcaaaaccacagggacctcctgtgataaaaatgaaaacccaggggggaaaaaataaagttgtgaaaccctagggactaatttagtatttaacccttataaaTTTTACTAGCTCTACCTCAAGCTCACTGTCCATTCAATTGGtgatgaataaataattttatttcggtttgttttgtgttttcatcCAAAATCTACACCAGCTTCTTCACACACTGACCCACGTTATCCCCTTCTGCCTccaaaggaaaaaatttctctcCCCAGAACCTTGCAGAGCTCTGCTCTCTCTCCCCCACCCCCACGCCTTCGGATTCCGGCGACGCCACGCCCACCAGATCGGAGACGCCACCCTAGGACGACGACCAATAGTGCCGCCGCCCACCATCTGGTGCTTCTCTCCTCAAACactcctctctctcctccctctctATCACCCTTCGTCCTATAGAACCCACACCTTACGCCTCCACCACCTCCGGAACTGAAATCGCCGGCTACGCCCACCCGCCACGACACCAGCTCGGACAGCCACCGGCGACGCCCACCCCAcgctttgttttgtttgatttcgaaAATGGGTAAGAAGTTTAGGGCTTTGAAGTTACGAGTTTGAAACGGAATTTCTGGGTATGTGATAGATTACCGATTGTGGGCATGCAATTTCTAGGTGTCTTTTTTGTCGATTTGCGTTGGTTGATACTCAATTTTATGAAGATTTTGGGAATTTGGGGCATTTGGTTTCTTGAACGTTATAGACCTTTCCTTtcctctcctcttttttttttttttttcttcttcttcttattattctctatttctcttctTATGCTCTGTTATggcaaaatcaaaataaaatagagactGCTATACATCTTATTTTGATTATATACAATTTTCTCCTTGTCATCTATTTCTCTTCTTCTGCTCTGTTTTGTCATCTATACGATAGATATATGTATTTGGTATGTTGCTTATATATTTGTAAGATTCTCATAGTTGCAATGTTTCACATTTTGGAGTGCATATATTTGTATGTCGTTTATATGTTTGTAAGATTCTCACAGTTGTAATACCAACTCTAATTGTTGGTATGTTGTTTATATATCTGTAAGATTCTTACAGTTGCAATGTTTCTATGTTGCTTTTGACAGAATGTGGTGTATCTATGTTACTATGTTTGTAATTTGTGTATTTTTAGCTGGTCAAAATAGTGAGATAGTTGGGTTTGTCGCTTGCTGCAATTCACCAAATGAATTAGGGCTCgtatttttatgttaaaagcTGAGATTGCTCATggcaaaaaaaattgtcaacgaCTTTTGGATCTATAGTCTTTGAATTACTAGATTGCATATAGTTTTCAATGTTTTACCATCATGatgttcaataaaaattaaaagaacatAGCGATCAATTTACCTATTCAAAGAGATGCCAACAGAATATTTGTACGCAAATTGTCATCACACAAGTCCATCTTCCtctatattaaaaaacaaattcagtGTATTATAGTAATAAACCATGGGGACAAGCAGTCTGAAAGGGGAAAGCAATCCAGTAACAAATTGGCAAACCAATCGAAGCTCCGCATTTATCAATttgtagaaagaaaaataagacaTGACCACAATTTTTCATTTACGGTAATGCAGCTAGGTggctgaaaaaaataaaaaataaaaaataaaaaaaatccaaaccatAGTTCAGATTCCACATAACTGTTGCAAATATACTTAGTATTTTTCATACTGAAAAAATAACCCACTCCCATAAGACCTACAATGTGCTAAGACCTtgtaaaaatcaaacaaaacaaccgtgaaaattgtaaaaaatagattatctaaagaaatatattatttcttcCGATACAAAGAGATTAAAAAGCACTCAAGAATCGGAAGAGAGGGAAAATGCGAACCGTGTAGTGGGTGAGAGGAAAACCAGTGTGGAGAAAGAAAGCTCGAGACAAGGTAAggattttttctctttaattgttCTGATTTGAGATGTAAATTTAGGGTTTATATTGGGATTTACATTGTAGTTTAAATTGAGTTTAGTTATAAAGGTTTGGAGGTTATGCTTGCTGTTGGACGATTATTATTGATATCGACTGGgtgtttaagaaaatattacattttttcTCCATAGTTCATGTTTTTCTtgcttaatatttcaatttttggccTCTGTTTCTGAGTAATTTATTGTCTTGTTGATTTTGGTCTTTGGGTTTTTGATTCCCTTGATtagttttttaaagtttatggtGGAATATTTTTGCAATTCCATATTTTGTGAAGTTGTTAATGACAACTCTTTCCCCACAATTATCCCTTGTTCAGCTCAAGCTTAGTGAGAAAGAGATTAGCCGATAGAGGAGAAGAACAATGAGATATGATTCAGCTAGAATGGTTCGTTTTGAGTTATATAATGTTAAGTATAAAACATATgtgaaacattttttattctcCAGAGTTCcaagtttcttctttttgtatttcaattttattttgggtttgatttgttAGGTATGCAGATAAGGTTCTGAACATCATAAATCGTTGgttctgtttttatttatttatttctattttctttggcacgatgtgttttgattttggtatgTAAGATTGGATCTTTTAGCAATTTGGTTTTAATTGGTGTGATTTGttgtaaatttatttgaaagaaatgtTTTTGTTGATCCGGGTCTCGTGAGGACATCATTTTCAGACCTGTTCTGTTCATGTAATTATGTTTTTCTGATGCATGTCATGAGGGATGGAGGTTTGCAATCTAAATGAATTGGTGTatgcttcttttgtttttattggcaATTCCTCTATTCACATTTGTTTAGTTGGGAATTTTGAGTTTCTCATCTAGGTCCTCGTTTCTATTGTTGATAATTGATTTCTATGTCAACACAAGACACATCAGCCTTGTTTGTTAACCTCCTCTCCTTTCCCCTGGTCATGATTTATATGAAAAAGAATGAGAATAATGTttggtatagaaaaatgaaaaagtgatattgaaaagtggaaaagttttgttttatagtgatttttttatttgaataatagtaaaaagtgaacgttgtgatataaaaagtgaaaaaacgtgagaatgttttgatgatttttttgaaaaaaggaaGTGAATAGTATTGAGGGGAGGAGAAAGTGTTTAACAAACATAGTCGTCATTTTATAGCCTTCTTCCTTGACTTGGATATGTTTGACGCCATATATGATTTAGTTTTGGTTTATGTCATGGTGATGGTACACTATCATGGTGTTTTTTAGCCTATTAAAATAACCAACgatgtacttatcaaaaaaaaaaaattaatataaccaACGATGCACTGGGCAGGTTTAAAAGAATGTAATGTTCATGGACATATTGCATTGCAGTGGCGCGTACTTTATTATCTTTGTCAAGCACTCCTATTAAGTAACTCATTTCTTAATTATATTGTTATAGCGCATTGACTTGTGTGTGGCTTGATAAATGCAATTTGTTCAATTTGTTTCTATTTGTAAGTGAATTTTCTTTCTACGAATGAATTGTTGGATTGTTGACTTATTAGCTTCCATTTTCCTTGCTAGGCTTGATTTTTTCCCACATTGGTTTGATATCTTAGTTGTAGATGTGTTGTCCTCATGGTCTGTGTGGGCTATGATATCTTGATATGGACTAATTTTGATTCAGAAAATCGAATATTTTCTGTCCTTGTAGAATTTTTATTGCAACTATTAAAACAATATCGATCATATAAAATCATTTGTGTTAAATATTCGCTCTTACTCAATTGggtttctttattattaatttctcttataattatttgttaGTGGTTGAGTTCAAATTGTGTTCGTgctattttgattttggtttttggttgtTTCCTAGCATTGGACTATCTTTAGCAACTCTCATGtataataatctttttttagTCTCATCataaataaatgtttatttatattttctaggattacataaaatttttaagtctCCAATTATTATCGGTCATATCATCTCCATTGGCTTTGTTACTTTTTAAGGTAA from Corylus avellana chromosome ca10, CavTom2PMs-1.0 includes:
- the LOC132163981 gene encoding phosphomethylpyrimidine synthase, chloroplastic, with translation MTSLHSLHASLTSVVCKNGNHASPAKFPSTAFLPGFDVVGRVSSASKKETSVSSGPRATLTFDPPTTDSEKAKQRKHTVDPAAPDFLPLPSFEQCFPKSTKESKEVIHEQSGHILKVPFRRVHLAGDEPHFDTYDTTGPQNISPRIGLPKLRKDWVDRREKLGTPRYTQMYYAKQGIITEEMLYCATREQLDPEFVRSEVARGRAIIPSNKKHEELEPMIVGRNFLVKVNANIGNSAVASSIEEEVYKVQWATMWGADTVMDLSTGRHIHETREWILRNSAVPVGTVPIYQALEKADGIAENLTWEIFRDTLIEQAEQGVDYFTIHAGVLLRYIPLTAKRMTGIVSRGGSIHAKWCLAYHKENFAYEHWDDILDICNQYDVALSIGDGLRPGSIYDANDTAQFAELLTQGELTRRAWEKDVQVMNEGPGHIPMHKIPENMQKQLEWCNEAPFYTLGPLTTDIAPGYDHITSAIGAANIGALGTALLCYVTPKEHLGLPNRDDVKAGVIAYKIAAHAADLAKGHPHAQAWDDALSKARFEFRWMDQFALSLDPMTAMSFHDETLPAEGAKVAHFCSMCGPKFCSMKITEDVRKYAEEHGYGSAEEAVQRGMDAMSAEFQAAKKTVSGEQHGEIGGEIYLPASHLSSSEH